A DNA window from Seriola aureovittata isolate HTS-2021-v1 ecotype China chromosome 8, ASM2101889v1, whole genome shotgun sequence contains the following coding sequences:
- the noa1 gene encoding nitric oxide-associated protein 1 gives MFQVFQVCVLRQLWRTVFCQVPAAASAGRGRSVPGSGRTLIRQLSSRDRGRVRGCTVDPDLEEQFVFPDCTDPDPDPHQEEKHLVLQPPLPSPPPPVSPPVPPQKHLRSLERQLQVLRGGAQQEVDPDSLIQFQDVNFPLDENLVAAKKKKAAGKGEHKVFGTPDVDEPVSDTTCSGCGAVLHCAAVHAPGYLPSEKYKVLLQEGGLRGATCQRCHLLTHHHKALNLQVSRDQYRDVVRQIRPRQALVLLIVDLLDLPDSIVHDLPELVGTNKQVVVLGNKIDLLPGDSPGYLRRIKRQLAQYSQEAGFGGQVTDLHLISAKTGYGIETLISSLQRSWKYKGDVYLVGSANAGKSTLFNTLLDSDFCKSKASDLIHKATISPWPGTTLNLLKFPIINPTPYRMFRRQERLNEASRQTESELSPDELRRLRQFSRQGYLVGRVGRTFRSDVRSRPDEIQFDPDSLAFGENEEEEATGPSRTPEEFTYNELKDAHWLYDTPGILKENDILSLLNEQEVRSVVPTQALIPRTFVLKPSMSLFVGALARIDFLQGHKSCWFSVVASGRVPVHVTSLEKADSVYEKHAGHVLLGVPTGGSARMKEFPALVPQEFRLEGRGYLEAATDVKLSSAGWVAVTAVEGDQVLLRVHGPEAAGFSLRTPPLLPHIVSLKGERIRKSTAYKLMKTPGQLDGGLTSRGVDRLQVKKKK, from the exons atccagatccagatccccATCAGGAGGAGAAACACCTGGTCCTCcagcctcccctcccctcccctccccctcctgtctCTCCCCCTGTCCCCCCTCAGAAACACCTGAGGTCTCTGGAGCGTCAGCTGCAGGTGTTGAGGGGCGGGGCCCAGCAGGAGGTGGACCCTGACTCTCTGATCCAGTTCCAGGATGTGAACTTCCCGCTGGATGAAAACCTGGTGGctgcaaagaagaagaaggcggCAGGTAAAGGTGAGCACAAGGTGTTCGGGACTCCGGACGTGGACGAGCCCGTCAGCGACACCACCTGCTCGGGCTGCGGTGCCGTGCTGCACTGCGCCGCTGTCCACGCCCCCGGGTACCTGCCCAGTGAGAAGTACAAGGTGCTGTTGCAGGAGGGGGGGCTGCGGGGGGCCACCTGCCAGCGCTGCCACCTGCTCACCCACCACCACAAGGCCCTGAACCTGCAGGTGTCCAGAGACCAGTACAGGGACGTGGTGCGGCAGATCCGGCCCCGCCAGGCCCTGGTGCTGCTCATCGTGGACCTGCTGGACCTCCCCGACTCCATCGTCCACGACCTGCCCGAGCTGGTGGGGACCAACAAGCAAGTGGTCGTCCTCGGCAACAAGATTGACCTGCTGCCTGGCGACTCACCTGGCTATCTACGGCGGATCAAGCGGCAGCTCGCCCAGTACTCTCAGGAGGCCGGCTTCGGGGGCCAGGTCACAGACCTCCACCTCATCAGCGCCAAGACCGGGTACGGCATCGAGACCCTGATCTCCAGCCTGCAGAGGTCCTGGAAGTACAAAGGTGACGTGTACCTGGTGGGAAGCGCCAACGCGGGGAAGTCGACGCTCTTCAACACGCTGCTGGACTCTGACTTCTGCAAGTCCAAGGCCTCTGACCTGATCCACAAGGCCACGATCTCACCATGGCCCG GGACTACTCTGAACCTGTTGAAGTTTCCCATCATCAACCCGACTCCGTACAGGATGTTCAGACGTCAGGAGCGACTGAACGAGGCGTCGAGACAGACGGAGAGCGAGCTGTCACCTGACGAGCTGAGGAGGCTGAGGCAGTTCAGCAGACAGGGGTATCTAGTGG GTCGTGTTGGCAGAACATTCCGGTCTGACGTCAGATCCAGACCCGATGAGATCCAGTTTGATCCTGACAGTTTGGCATttggagaaaatgaagaggaggaggcaacAG gtCCCAGCAGGACGCCGGAGGAGTTTACCTACAACGAGCTGAAGGACGCTCACTGGCTGTACGACACCCCGGGGATCCTGAAGGAGAATGAT ATCCTCAGCCTGCtgaatgaacaggaagtgaggtcagTGGTTCCCACTCAGGCTCTCATCCCACGGACGTTTGTGCTGAAGCCCAGTATGAGTCTGTTCGTGGGGGCTCTGGCCAGGATCGACTTCCTGCAG GGACACAAGTCCTGCTGGTTTTCAGTGGTGGCCTCAGGTCGGGTCCCGGTTCATGTCACCAGTCTGGAGAAGGCCGACAGTGTTTATGAGAAACACGCGGGACACGTCCTGCTGGGG GTGCCTACAGGAGGGTCGGCGCGGATGAAGGAGTTTCCAGCTTTGGTTCCTCAGGAGTTCAGGTTGGAGGGTCGAGGTTACCTGGAGGCTGCCACTGATGTCAAACTGTCGTCTGCAG GTTGGGTGGCAGTGACGGCGGTCGAAGGTGATCAGGTGTTGTTGAGGGTCCACGGTCCGGAGGCAGCAGGGTTCAGTCTGAGGACGCCgcccctcctccctcacatCGTCTCTCTGAAAGGAGAACGCATCAGAAAATCGACGGCCTACAAACTGATGAAGACTCCGGGACAGCTGGACGGAGGACTGACGTCCAGAGGAGTCGACAGGCtgcaggtgaagaagaagaagtga
- the rest gene encoding RE1-silencing transcription factor — MAAQTVFSVEMFPVGVSLMEDAQSLSDMPRNTLPAPQLVMLANVAAVTAAESGGGDGSAADEKEMMELKTVGSSYSDSEDESIIRYSYDNQNHREVCIIEYPESPGVSIEAVVVGNEVEEEEEEEEEEEEGGVKAEDLSRRPQPCTPASTKTPQKDAKCKDGPIVAVTESVKKKKPFHCKPCHFQAQNEQEFVEHLSSHSVSKMMVVNRVEGRSKTKTKEAETSEAHAPSGGEVDGSGEAGAMATAGDIKGLIRCERCGYNTNRYDHYIAHLKHHSKEGEDHRVFKCTLCPYTTVSQYHWRKHLRNHFPSKLHTCSQCSYFSDRKSNYIQHIRTHTGVRPFQCPYCDYSSSQKTHLTRHMRTHSGERPFKCESCNYLAANQHEVTRHARQVHNGPKPLSCPYCDYKTADRSNFKKHVELHLNPRQFLCPLCKYAASKKCNLQYHIKSRHSGCNVSVDVSKVKLRVKKPSADGADESPDSRTNKFDNSSSVEEDFDMGDREEDEAVDSSPINLSIRKSSRPSIAQPVQSETPDKAQRKSTITSESEKPPKVKDKAEPEKKVTTRQKKTEKVHENPAENTTVKETQTETITAAVTTDSKVKRRVKKLQAEKLTVQDQADVPEAQKDQVKTERSGQQRSKDERIVRQKVAKEEEKMKLEKEKEEQKNDCSGKENKSLNKPRKSGSKKSEKVTENVEEAQQKPESPEKNRKEKVVKEKVAKRKAVEALDLSKKCSSETLSKTRRLKATEKLQSKPAAEDSNKSKDATPTQHKSNGTTPVNQKKTRNSSKKAAGLQPAVDPAKDETSVSPSTETPSLQLDDSKRTTNHSLAHTKPPRGETTPVVEETLNEHSEKMEVTPICSLGGDTPSPAEDRPAPTFLKPTSPPSLVLSSQRIKPADPEDDEGIHSSHEGGSDISDSASEGSDDSGLNGNGAGSGKLPNDPETPTDEIPTPTELKSHMCIFCDRTFPLEVEYRRHLNRHLVNVYYMDTSKGQK; from the exons ATGGCTGCTCAGACTGTGTTCTCAGTGGAGATGTTTCCTGTGGGTGTGTCGCTGATGGAGGATGCTCAGAGTCTCAGCGACATGCCCAGGAACACACTGCCCGCCCCTCAGCTGGTGATGTTGGCCAACGTGGCGGCAGTGACGGCAGCAGAGAGCGGTGGCGGCGACGGCAGCGCGGCCGACGAGAAGGAGATGATGGAGCTGAAGACGGTGGGAAGCAGCTACTCAGACAGCGAGGACGAGAGCATCATCAG GTACAGCTATGACAACCAGAACCACAGGGAGGTGTGTATCATCGAGTATCCAGAGTCTCCAGGTGTGAGCATTGAGGCCGTGGTTGTGGGgaatgaggtggaggaggaggaggaggaggaggaggaggaggaggagggcggggTCAAAGCTGAAGACCTGTCCCGCCGCCCTCAGCCCTGCACCCCCGCCTCCACTAAAACGCCTCAGAAGGACGCCAAATGTAAAGACGGCCCCATTGTTGCAGTGACTGAGAgcgtgaagaagaagaagccgtTCCACTGTAAGCCGTGTCACTTCCAGGCGCAGAACGAGCAGGAGTTTGTGGAACACCTGAGCTCCCACAGCGTCAGCAAGATGATGGTGGTGAACCGGGTGGAGGGGCGGAGCAAGACCAAGACCAAGGAGGCAGAGACATCTGAGGCCCACGCTCCGTCAGGAGGGGAGGTGGACGGCAGCGGGGAGGCGGGAGCCATGGCGACGGCAGGTGACATCAAAGGGCTGATCAGGTGTGAGCGGTGTGGATACAACACCAACAGATACGATCATTACATCGCTCACCTGAAGCACCACAGCAAGGAGGGGGAGGACCACAG GGTGTTTAAGTGCACTCTGTGTCCGTACACCACCGTCAGTCAGTACCACTGGAGGAAACACCTGAGGAACCATTTCCCCAGCAAACTGCACACCTGCAGCCAGTGCTCCTACTTCTCCGACCGCAAGAGCAACTACATCCAGCACATCAGGACCCACACAG GTGTGCGTCCTTTCCAGTGTCCATACTGCGACTACTCCAGCTCACAGAAGACTCACCTGACCCGACACATGAGGACTCACTCAG gtgaGCGTCCCTTCAAATGTGAGAGCTGTAACTACCTGGCAGCCAATCAGCACGAGGTGACTCGCCACGCACGGCAGGTCCACAACGGCCCCAAACCTCTGTCCTGCCCCTACTGCGACTACAAGACTGCCGACCGCAGCAACTTCAAGAAGCACGTTGAACTCCACCTCAACCCTCGCCAGTTCCTCTGTCCGCTCTGCAAGTATGCCGCCTCCAAGAAGTGCAACCTGCAGTACCACATCAAGTCCAGGCACTCGGGGTGCAACGTCTCCGTGGACGTCTCCAAAGTCAAACTGCGTGTCAAGAAACCCAGTGCTGATGGTGCGGACGAAAGCCCAGACTCCAGAACAAACAAGTTTGACAATTCATCCAGCGTCGAGGAGGACTTCGACAtgggagacagggaggaggacgAGGCTGTGGACTCGAGCCCGATCAATCTGTCGATCAGAAAAAGCAGCCGGCCCAGCATCGCACAACCTGTGCAGAGTGAAACACCGGACAAGGCTCAGAGGAAGTCCACCATCACCTCTGAGAGCGAGAAACCACCAAAGGTGAAGGACAAGGCAGAACCGGAGAAAAAGGTCACGACGAggcagaagaagacagagaaggtCCACGAGAACCCTGCAGAGAACACAACAGTTAAAGAAACCCAGACTGAGACGATAACAGCTGCTGTAACTACAGACAGCAAGGTGAAGAGACGAGTGAAGAAGCTGCAAGCAGAGAAACTGACTGTCCAGGACCAAGCAGATGTACCTGAAGCACAAAAAGACCaagtgaagacagagaggtCTGGACAACAAAGATCCAAGGACGAAAGAATAGTGAGGCAAAAAGTGGctaaagaggaagaaaagatgaagctagagaaagaaaaagaagagcagaagAACGATTGCAGTGGAAAGGAGAACAAAAGCCTCAACAAGCCCAGGAAGTCTGGATCAAAGAAGTCAGAGAAAGTTACAGAAAACGTTGAAGAAGCTCAACAGAAACCAGAAAGTCCTGAGAAGAATCGCAAGGAAAAGGTGGTCAAAGAAAAAGTGGCAAAGAGGAAAGCAGTGGAGGCTCTGGATCTTTCTAAAAAGTGCTCGTCTGAGACGCTGTCCAAGACCAGACGACTGAAAGCCACAGAGAAGCTACAGTCAAAACCTGCTGCAGAAGACTCCAACAAGTCCAAGGATGCCACTCCAACGCAGCACAAGTCCAACGGAACTACACCAGTAAATCAGAAGAAGACCAGGAACTCCAGCAAGAAGGCTGCAGGCCTTCAACCAGCTGTGGATCCAGCTAAAGATGAGACGTCTGTCAGTCCGTCCACAGAGACTCCGTCTCTTCAGCTGGACGACTCAAAGCGAACCACAAACCACAGCCTTGCACACACCAAACCCCCCCGAGGTGAAACAACTCCAGTGGTAGAAGAGACTCTGAACGAACATTCAGAGAAGATGGAGGTAACACCCATCTGCAGCTTAGGTGGGGACACACCTTCTCCAGCTGAAGACCGACCTGCTCCCACCTTCCTTAAACCCACATCGCCACCTTCTCTGGTGCTTTCGAGCCAGCGGATCAAACCGGCCGACCCGGAGGACGACGAAGGAATCCACAGCAGTCACGAGGGGGGAAGTGACATCAGCGACAGTGCCTCTGAGGGCAGTGATGACTCCGGTCTCAATGGCAACGGTGCTGGGTCTGGTAAGCTGCCAAACGACCCAGAAACGCCCACCGACGAGATCCCGACACCAACGGAGCTCAAGAGTCACATGTGCATCTTCTGTGACCGCACGTTCCCTCTGGAGGTGGAGTATCGCCGGCACCTGAACCGCCACCTCGTCAATGTCTACTACATGGACACCAGCAAAGGACAGAAGTGA